The segment TGCTTTTGCCAGCGCCATTGGCGCCAACGATGGCGACGGTCTTGCCTGCTGGAATGAACAGATTGAGTTGCTGCAGAACAGGTCGGTTGCTGCCCGGATAGCGAAACGTGACGTTTTCAAAACGAATCCCCTCCCGAAGGTGGCGGGGTACTGGTACAGGGTTTTCGGGGTCGGGCAAGCCTGTTGGAATTTCCAGGAACGTAAATAGGTGCTCCAGAAAAAGCGTGTTCGCGTACATCTGTCCGGCGCTGCTGAGCAGCGCTCGCATCAGTCCCTGCCCCTGGTTGAACGCCTGGTAGAAGAGGGCCAGGTCGCCCAGTGAGGCCAGCCCGCGCAGCGCTCGTCCGACCATCCAGATCATGACAAGGGCGGTGGCCACCAATCCGACAAGGCCGGCTCCCAGACTGGCCCAGGCCTGCCGGCGCATCAGGTCCAGACGCCCCTGTCGCAATCGCCGCCGCACTTCCTGGTATTGCTGCCGAAAGTGATCGGACAGGTCAAACACGCGCACCTCGGGAGCAAAAAAGGCCATGGTCAGCAGGCGGTCGAAATAGCCGGCTTTGCGCTGGTCTCCCGTGTGGGCTTTCCACCAGGCGTGCTCTCGGCGGTGATGATGCACCACAACAAATAGCGCAGGAAGGGTGGTAACGAGCAACGCCAGGGGTAACCACACACTGTAGTGCATGAGAATGGCGGCAATGCTCACCAGCGTTACGCCGTTCTGCAGCAGGCTGCCCAGATTATCGAGCAGGGACAGCGAGCGGTTCGCCGCCTCGCTGTTAGCCCGCTCCAGGTGGTCGTAATAGTCCGGGTTGTCGTAGAAGGCCAGATCGACCTCGGCGGCTTTGGCATGGATCAGGCTTTTGACATGATCTAGTAAATGTTCAGCCTGGGCGGTGCGGATCCAGCCTGTCAGGCCGCTCAACCCCTGCGAAAGCAACAGCACGCCCCCCATGAGGAGGGCTGGCCACAGGACGGGCTGGACCGTCTCCCAAGAGAGCCCTCCGCCGATGGCTGCAGCCACTGCATCCACCAGGTGCTTGGTCAGGTACACCAGTGTGGCTGGCAGCACGCCTCCGACGAGCAGAAGCAGCAGCCACAGCAGCGTCCAGCGGCCCGTTGCCTCCCAGATAAGTCGTAGCGCCCGTACCAGATAGGTCGTCTTCAGACGCGCTTCCTGAAGTACCCAGCGCCACGACACGGTAACCGCTTCCGTTATGCTTCAAAAATGGATGCACATGAGACGACCAAAAGGCAGCGCAGTTTCAAGATGGCTCTGCTCAGGGGCCGCTCAGGTTATCATACGGACAGGGGTTATGGTTGTGCTGGTGTCCCCAGGGTCCTCCGCCCCAACCCCGTCCTCCTCGCTGACCCCAGCCGCCCCATGGAAGGCCCGGTGGCCGTCCCCATCCTGATCCGGTGAGTGTTTCCAAAGAACCAAACTCCTTGAGCGTGGGACGCGCCCACGACTTCTTGGGCACTACAGCGTCCGACATGGCACAACTCCATTTAGGTGAAAGAGCAGCCTTACCTAAATAAAAGATAACTCGGGTTAATGAGAGCCGCTATTCGTTTTGTCCCGCTGACTATGCGCTTTTGGCGCAATCCAGATAAGCTTTACAAAAAAGGTGCGGTGCTTTTTAACACCGCACCTTTCTCGGGAGTTACGTTGCGGCAAAGCTAGCGGCAGTCACTGAGGGAACCAGGGCCCAGATCGGCGTCATACCGTCCGCCCTGTTTGCCGTACCAGCACCCATCGGAGCTGGCCGTCACCTGCTCAGCTTTACCGTGCGTGACAAGCACCGGCTTTTGCCACGGACGTTTGAGTGTTTCACGCATGGCAGCACCTTTATGTTTAGGTGGATGGGGTCTTACAGGTACTACCGATTACGCGATCCGCGCACCCTTATCGGCAGTCACTGAGGGAACCAGGGCCCAGATCGGCGTCATACTGCCCGCCCTGTTTGCCGAACCAGCACCCATCGGAGCTGGCCGTAATCTCCTGGGGCTTTCCGTGGACAACTAAGACCGGCGCTTTCCAGGAGCGTTTGACAACGTTACGCATAGCAATACCTCCACAAAACGTTTATTGGACAGGT is part of the Rhodothermus profundi genome and harbors:
- a CDS encoding ABC transporter ATP-binding protein, which translates into the protein MSWRWVLQEARLKTTYLVRALRLIWEATGRWTLLWLLLLLVGGVLPATLVYLTKHLVDAVAAAIGGGLSWETVQPVLWPALLMGGVLLLSQGLSGLTGWIRTAQAEHLLDHVKSLIHAKAAEVDLAFYDNPDYYDHLERANSEAANRSLSLLDNLGSLLQNGVTLVSIAAILMHYSVWLPLALLVTTLPALFVVVHHHRREHAWWKAHTGDQRKAGYFDRLLTMAFFAPEVRVFDLSDHFRQQYQEVRRRLRQGRLDLMRRQAWASLGAGLVGLVATALVMIWMVGRALRGLASLGDLALFYQAFNQGQGLMRALLSSAGQMYANTLFLEHLFTFLEIPTGLPDPENPVPVPRHLREGIRFENVTFRYPGSNRPVLQQLNLFIPAGKTVAIVGANGAGKSTLIKLLCRFYDPDEGRVTIDGIDLRRFRRRELLDAITVLFQFPVPYQDTLARNITLGDLKVPPTRDAIEQAARSAMVDEIARKLPYGYDTPLGKWFSEEGAELSGGEWQRVSLARAFYRQAPIVVLDEPTSAMDSWTEAEWMDRFGELVRGRTALIITHRFTTAMRADLIYVMDEGRVVEQGTHHQLLAMNGRYATSWRRQMRQHIEGESAAPDLPPQVSLPGVDKKR
- a CDS encoding lasso peptide — protein: MRETLKRPWQKPVLVTHGKAEQVTASSDGCWYGKQGGRYDADLGPGSLSDCR
- a CDS encoding lasso peptide, with the protein product MRNVVKRSWKAPVLVVHGKPQEITASSDGCWFGKQGGQYDADLGPGSLSDCR